One Hemibagrus wyckioides isolate EC202008001 linkage group LG09, SWU_Hwy_1.0, whole genome shotgun sequence DNA segment encodes these proteins:
- the itgb1bp1 gene encoding integrin beta-1-binding protein 1: protein MFRKVKKRHSSSSSQSSEISTKSKSVDSSLGGLSRSSTVASLDTDSTKSSGNSASETCAEFKVKYLGAVEKLDFEMSKTLQEPLDLISYIDAAQQDGKLPFVPGEEEMILGVSKYGVKVASLDQCDVLHRHPLYLIVRMLCYDDGLGAGRNLLALNTTDAKQQECSIWVYQCSNAEQAQAICKVLSASFDCVLASDKS, encoded by the exons ATGTTCCGCAAGGTCAAGAAGcgccacagcagcagcagctcccaGAGCAGTGAGATCAGCACCAAGAGCAAG TCTGTAGACTCCAGTCTGGGAGGCTTGTCCAGGTCCAGCACAGTCGCCAGCCTTGACACAGACTCCACCAAGAGCTCAG GTAACAGTGCGTCTGAGACATGCGCTGAATTCAAGGTTAAATATTTGGGAGCTGTTGAGAAGCTGGACTTTGAGATGAGCAAAACCCTCCAGGAGCCGTTAGACCTGATCAGCTATATCGATGCAGCTCAG CAAGACGGAAAGCTGCCATTTGTGCCCGGAGAAGAGGAGATGATCCTGGGAGTGTCCAAGTACGGAGTCAAAGTGGCGTCTTTGGACCAGTGT GACGTGTTACACCGCCACCCTCTCTACCTGATAGTGCGCATGCTGTGCTATGATGACGGTCTTGGAGCTGGGAGAAACCTCCTGGCCCTCAACACCACCGATGCCAAGCAGCAGGAGTGCAGCATCTGGGTCTACCAGTGCAGCAATGCG GAGCAAGCTCAAGCCATCTGTAAAGTACTCTCCGCTTCCTTCGACTGTGTTCTGGCCTCAGACAAATCCTGA